In Methanocaldococcus sp. FS406-22, the genomic stretch TTATCTCACAATCAGCATAACCTAACCTAATTGAAATTCCTCTTCTCAACTCTTCACTATGCCTGTCAGTCCAAACTCCTGTTAATGCTTTTGTTAAACTTGTCTTTCCATGGTCAACGTGTCCAACCATTCCAATATTTACTTCTGCTTGTTTAGCTTGTTTTTTCTTAGCCATAGTTATCCCCTTTGTAAATTTCTTATTTATTCTGTAAAATAGTATTTCCATATTTTTATAATTTTAGCTTACTTAGCTTACAAAGTTATATTCGGCAGTATCAAAATAGTCAAAAACTACAAACCACTACAATATTTTAAATACAAAAATAAAATAAAAATAAAATTAAGCTATGTTTATTTATTGTTCTTGATTTTCTCCACCTTCTAATCCTAACAATTCAGGGATTGATTTTTCTCCATACTCAACAACTTTAACGTTAATTTGGACAATGTCAGGAGCTATTGTGTTTCCTCTAACTGTTTTTCTTCTTCTCTCTCCTTTTCTCTTTGGCCTGAATCCTGGTGGAGCACTCAATAAAACTCTAACCTTTCTACTTCCGTGGATGTCAGGCCTCATTGGGAAACCACTTGAATCAGTTCCTCCCCTTATTTGCAACTTGTATCCTTCTAAACCTATAATTTTACCATCAAATATTTCTCCAATTTTTTTACCAACTAATGGTGTGTTGTCTGCTTCAATTTGGTAACATCTTCCTGTTTTTGGGTCTGCAACTACGAATTTTGCTGTTGGCATAGTATTCCCTCCTATATTTTTATTTTTGTTATTTGTTTTTAGTTTCAAATTTTTAAATTAAGTTTTAAGTTTTGATAAAACAGCTATTTTTTTATTTTTATTTATTTTTCACCCTTTGCCTCCCCAGCTTCATCGTTTCGCTACCCCTTTGGGGTTAAAGGGGAAGGAACTCCACTGGGTCATCGACATGTCCCAACTCCATAGGAGTCAGGACAATAGCCAGGATAATATTGAGATTATAATATTTTAAATAATTTTTGGTTTTACATTTTCAATGCTATTGTGATAATATAATAAAGAATTATAAGCCCTGCAATAGCTAAAAACATATATTGTGTTCTCAACATCTTCTTTCTTCTTTGCATATACTCAATTTTACATTTTTCTGAACAAAATACCTGGTCTGGTGGGATTGAAATACCACAATTTAAACAGTGTCTGTGCTTTGGAATCTCCATTTTATCCCTCAATTATTGTTCCATTTATTATTCCTCTACTGACATTTAAAAGCTCTTCGGGTGTTCCTTTAACAACAGCCACTTTTAATTTAGCCCTTTCAATAATCTTAGCCGCCAATAAATCAACCACTGATGAAGAACCTGCTTTTAGTGAAGAAGCTAAAGCTAAATCAACAAGTTCTTTAGCAGAGATTTTATCGAATTTTTTAGCATCTTTGTATTTATTGGGGTCTTTGTCATAGACACCATCAACATTTGTTCCTATAACTAACAAATCAGCATTTATAAACTCTGCTAATGAAGCGGCAACAGCGTCTGTTGTATGTCCTGGATGAGTTCCTCCCATAACTGGAATTTTTCCTAAATTTAGTATAAATTCAGCCTCTTCAAACGATGTAGGGACTTTTTTTATGCTATAATCTCCTAAGGCAGTAATTAATATCATCGCATTCATTCTTGTAGCCATTATTCCAAGCTCATCACAAAAACTTTCACTTGCTCCAAGTTCTCTCCCTATCTCTATATATTCCCTCGCTGTTTTTCCACCTCCTACAACTATAGCTACCTCATGCCCTTCATCCTTAATCTTTTTAAAAATATTGGCATATTCCATGATTTTTTTAACATTAGCCCCTTCCTTTGGCATTATAACGGAACCTCCCAAATCAAAAACAATCTTCATCTTCTCACCAAAACTCCCCTAATATTCATCAAAACTATTAAAATAGCAGTATTTAATTTTAATTCCATTTAGCTCCAAATATTTAAATATTTCTATTAATATGCACAAAAAATAAAAAGGTGTAGTGATATTATAGATATAATGTAAGCTCAGTACTTAACCTCTCAATGCTGCCTTAACATCTTCGACTTTTACTGTCTTTCTCTTTGCGTGCTTAGCTAAATCAACTGATTTCTTCGCAATCTCTAAGGCAATTTCCTCTAAAGCCTCAGCAAAGTATTTCCCTGCTGCTTCACTTACCCTCTGAGCACCTGCCTTCTTCAATATCCTTACACATGGTGCAACTGGAAGCTCAGCCATAATACCACCTCAGAACTTTACATTTTTAGTTTTTTATGATAGAAGTATATATATTTTTCGGAGATACCCTATAATATTCTCCCTATACTTTTTTGAGTATTATTGTGAGTTCATTTTTAGTATTAGCCTTTAAATTAGTTATTTTAAATATTTTTATACTTTTATAATGGTTTAAAATTTTTAACACCTGCTCTAAATCCTCTTTTTTAGTTTTCAAATTTCTCGCTTTTAATGTATGAATTATATAACCATTACTTTTTAAATATTTCGCAAATTTTAATGTTAAAAAGATGGATTCATCTGGGTAAAGATTGGTATCATTGGTTATCAAATCAATTTCCTCTCCAATATCTTTTTCAAAATCTACATATTCAGCTCTCTTTTTTATATGGATTATATTGTTAGCTTTTATTTTTAACTCTCCTGTATCTATAGCATAAACCTTTTTAGCTTTTTTTGATAACATCTTTGCCCATCCCCCTGGAGATGAGCCGATA encodes the following:
- a CDS encoding 30S ribosomal protein S6e — encoded protein: MPTAKFVVADPKTGRCYQIEADNTPLVGKKIGEIFDGKIIGLEGYKLQIRGGTDSSGFPMRPDIHGSRKVRVLLSAPPGFRPKRKGERRRKTVRGNTIAPDIVQINVKVVEYGEKSIPELLGLEGGENQEQ
- a CDS encoding DUF2116 family Zn-ribbon domain-containing protein yields the protein MEIPKHRHCLNCGISIPPDQVFCSEKCKIEYMQRRKKMLRTQYMFLAIAGLIILYYIITIALKM
- the pyrH gene encoding UMP kinase: MKIVFDLGGSVIMPKEGANVKKIMEYANIFKKIKDEGHEVAIVVGGGKTAREYIEIGRELGASESFCDELGIMATRMNAMILITALGDYSIKKVPTSFEEAEFILNLGKIPVMGGTHPGHTTDAVAASLAEFINADLLVIGTNVDGVYDKDPNKYKDAKKFDKISAKELVDLALASSLKAGSSSVVDLLAAKIIERAKLKVAVVKGTPEELLNVSRGIINGTIIEG
- a CDS encoding histone family protein, whose protein sequence is MAELPVAPCVRILKKAGAQRVSEAAGKYFAEALEEIALEIAKKSVDLAKHAKRKTVKVEDVKAALRG